Proteins encoded in a region of the Zea mays cultivar B73 chromosome 2, Zm-B73-REFERENCE-NAM-5.0, whole genome shotgun sequence genome:
- the LOC118476275 gene encoding uncharacterized protein: protein MAHVCTKSSTQSQSLQFTSSKYVLAVAQQRPLAQIRAQDTWTSRERLGGAAAGPRLGERRRQRQRLGERRRAGSGSAAGPGRATVGTGQAAAAGWASGGRWAGSGWASGCRLDE from the coding sequence ATGGCACATGTTTGCACCAAAAGTTCAACTCAGAGTCAGAGTTTACAGTTTACATCTAGCAAATATGTGTTAGCAGTTGCCCAACAGCGACCGCTTGCTCAGATCCGCGCGCAGGACACTTGGACGAGCCGCGAGCGGCTGGGCGGGGCGGCGGCTGGACCTAGACTGggcgagcggcggcggcagcggcagcggctagGCGAGCGACGGCGGGCAGGCAGCGGCTCTGCGGCTGGGCCTGGGCGAGCGACGGTGGGCACTGGGCAGGCAGCGGCTGCCGGCTGGGCGAGCGGTGGCCGGTGGGCAGGCAGCGGCTGGGCGAGCGGCTGCCGGCTGGACGAGTAG
- the LOC100277987 gene encoding Kinetochore protein SPC24 homolog: MEADTGCRLEVDDVLSFADDLVVVLRRSDDADANAQVIAGAGLLRTACRSESDHLHLQLKDYQQKICSCKDKTDKAKAETIAADELSVLQNKMEENLQEDKQLREELRATHNDLENLDHQRASIQDRKNAIKKKDENMRKATYKLSMCVSVTNIIPNLEDRDKISSYTVDKNGKKIQKFEFEKTTPPVEICNTLWKTI; this comes from the exons ATGGAGGCGGATACGGGGTGTCGGTTGGAGGTGGACGACGTCCTCTCCTTCGCCGACGACCTCGTCGTAGTGCTCCGCCGCAGCGACGACGCCGACGCCAACGCGCAGGTGATCGCGGGCGCGGGGTTGCTGCGGACCGCCTGCCGCTCCGAGTCCGACCACCTCCACCTGCAGCTGAAAG ATTATCAGCAAAAAATATGCTCCTGCAAGGACAAGACAGACAAAGCAAAAGCTGAAACGATTGCTGCTGATGAACTGAGTGTACTGCAAAATAAAATGGAAGAAAATCTTCAGGAAGATAAACAACTTCGTGAAGAATTGAG AGCTACACATAATGACCTTGAAAACCTAGACCATCAAAGGGCTTCTATACAAGACAGGAAGAACGCTatcaagaagaaggatgaaaacaTGCGGAAAGCCAC ATATAAACTTTCCATGTGCGTGTCAGTTACAAATATCATACCAAATTTGGAAGATCGGGATAAGATCTCAAGCT ATACTGTCGACAAGAATGGGAAGAAGATACAGAAGTTCGAGTTTGAGAAGACGACGCCACCAGTTGAGATCTGTAACACGCTTTGGAAAACAATTTAG